From a single Gimesia fumaroli genomic region:
- a CDS encoding MarR family winged helix-turn-helix transcriptional regulator: MEQDSKSNSEAPSGSTDWKSLHHHECVEQIDLLIRTAHLVRAALNNSFANLEINEVRYSALKVIDDICETGCSQSELARRLGQSESNICTLIERMEGDQLVIRRQSQQDRRKRVLQVTEQGARILEQVKAYHGLVSHRLLGPLNPDQRRQLTSILQALLKSASIQRSQRETVKTFQDVSSPYPYQGAPAA; the protein is encoded by the coding sequence ATGGAACAGGACAGCAAATCCAATTCAGAAGCTCCATCTGGTTCGACAGACTGGAAGTCATTGCATCACCATGAATGTGTGGAACAGATTGATTTATTAATCCGCACCGCGCATCTGGTCAGGGCGGCATTGAATAACAGTTTTGCGAATCTGGAAATCAATGAAGTGCGCTACTCTGCTTTGAAAGTGATTGATGACATTTGTGAGACCGGTTGTTCTCAATCAGAGTTAGCACGAAGACTGGGACAGTCCGAATCAAATATTTGCACATTGATCGAACGGATGGAGGGCGATCAGTTAGTCATTCGCAGGCAGTCACAACAAGATCGACGCAAACGCGTTTTGCAGGTAACCGAACAAGGTGCCCGCATTCTGGAACAGGTCAAGGCCTATCACGGGTTGGTGTCGCATCGGCTGTTAGGACCATTGAACCCCGATCAAAGACGTCAACTGACCAGCATTCTGCAGGCGTTATTGAAATCGGCTTCGATTCAACGTTCCCAGCGTGAAACAGTTAAAACATTTCAGGATGTTTCCAGTCCATATCCCTATCAGGGTGCACCAGCAGCTTAA
- a CDS encoding sulfatase family protein, with the protein MKRTALIRRKTQHTLLALFPLFTLCLTLTEVRAESKPNVIVIYADDLGYGDLACFGHPTIKTPHLDQMAEEGMKLTQFYSAAPVCTPSRAALLTGRYPIRSGMCSDKRRVLFPNSGGGIPASEVTLAEALKDAGYKTACVGKWHLGHLPQFLPTSNGFDSYYGIPYSNDMDRVAEKKLGRSIFLEPKVKYWDVPLMRDTEVIERPADQTTITKRYTEAAVKFIKQNQKQPFYLYLAHSMPHVPLFRSKEFVDKSLRGLYGDVIEEIDWSVGQILQELKTQGLDQNTIVWFSSDNGPWLIFNQQGGSAGLLRDGKGSTWEGGMREPTLAWWPGHIPAGTVSQELGSTMDIFTTSIKLAGGKVPADRVIDGVDLTPVLMDSGKGPREEMVYYRGTKLMALRKGPWKAHFITKPAYGREPFQEHDPPVLYHLEHDPSEKYDIAKDHPDVIKELKAAAEKHQKTVKPVPSQLEIPLKKSS; encoded by the coding sequence ATGAAACGGACCGCACTCATTCGTCGTAAAACACAGCACACCCTATTGGCATTATTCCCCCTATTCACCCTGTGCCTCACACTCACCGAAGTCCGTGCAGAATCTAAACCGAATGTGATTGTGATCTACGCCGACGATCTGGGATATGGGGACCTGGCCTGTTTTGGGCATCCCACAATTAAAACGCCTCACCTGGATCAGATGGCGGAGGAGGGGATGAAATTGACTCAATTCTATTCAGCAGCCCCGGTCTGTACTCCCAGCCGAGCCGCTTTGCTCACAGGCCGCTATCCGATTCGTTCCGGAATGTGCAGCGACAAACGCCGGGTGCTGTTTCCCAATTCCGGCGGCGGCATTCCTGCCAGTGAGGTCACTCTGGCGGAAGCGCTCAAGGACGCCGGCTACAAAACGGCCTGTGTCGGAAAGTGGCATCTGGGCCACCTCCCTCAATTTCTGCCTACCAGTAATGGTTTTGATTCCTATTATGGAATTCCTTATTCCAATGACATGGATCGTGTGGCAGAAAAAAAACTGGGGCGCAGCATCTTTCTGGAACCCAAAGTCAAATACTGGGATGTCCCCTTAATGCGCGATACCGAAGTCATCGAACGCCCGGCAGACCAGACCACGATTACGAAACGCTATACTGAAGCAGCCGTCAAATTCATTAAACAGAATCAAAAACAACCCTTCTATCTCTATCTGGCGCACAGCATGCCACACGTTCCGCTCTTTCGTTCGAAAGAGTTTGTGGATAAAAGTCTGCGTGGCCTGTACGGCGATGTGATTGAAGAGATTGACTGGAGTGTCGGACAAATACTGCAGGAACTGAAAACACAGGGGTTGGATCAAAATACGATCGTCTGGTTCTCCAGCGACAATGGCCCTTGGCTGATTTTCAACCAGCAGGGAGGCTCTGCCGGGCTATTGCGTGACGGAAAAGGCAGTACCTGGGAAGGTGGAATGCGTGAACCAACACTGGCCTGGTGGCCTGGTCATATTCCCGCGGGTACCGTATCTCAGGAACTGGGCAGTACAATGGATATCTTTACCACTTCTATCAAACTTGCCGGCGGCAAAGTTCCCGCAGATCGTGTGATTGATGGCGTAGATCTCACCCCCGTTTTAATGGATAGCGGCAAAGGTCCTCGAGAGGAAATGGTCTATTATCGAGGGACAAAACTGATGGCACTCCGCAAAGGCCCCTGGAAAGCACATTTCATTACGAAGCCCGCTTATGGAAGAGAACCTTTTCAAGAACATGATCCTCCAGTGCTGTATCACCTTGAGCATGATCCATCGGAAAAATATGACATTGCCAAAGATCATCCCGATGTGATCAAGGAATTAAAGGCAGCCGCGGAAAAGCATCAAAAAACGGTCAAACCGGTGCCTTCCCAGCTGGAAATTCCGCTCAAGAAATCATCATAA